The following proteins are encoded in a genomic region of Antricoccus suffuscus:
- a CDS encoding MFS transporter gives MTTPPTHAPHLEEHLHAMRGSHALKKMFKERDFRRIYFARLLAQFADGMFQASLAGSVFFNPQHASTPADLAAGFAVLLLPYSLIGPFVGVFLDRLSRRNLMVASNITRGVLGLCVAATIWFGAQQMSLYVLALLALSLSRFFLSALSACLPYVVERRVLVSANAFTTTSGTVTTIIGGGAAIAILFFTGKDDHGYAITCVAATIGSFLAAAVMSRFGKDTLGPSAQDRANRSGFLHVVRGMAQGVAHLRERPACAGAMIAVAMHRFVFGAMTVGILLLFKWHVHASGLLRNDLGGVAQALALGGLGAGLAALVTPAITRDIGKSAWVALTIGVGGTISMLLLLPANGWLVLIAGFVMGFAGQGAKVCSDTIIQESVLSSYRGRVFTVYDTLFNAAFVIGIVIAAFTLPHDGRSFGFYTGCAVLYVITGAVYRYVSKKNKHG, from the coding sequence GTGACCACGCCACCGACGCACGCTCCTCATCTAGAGGAGCATCTGCACGCTATGCGCGGCTCACACGCGCTGAAAAAGATGTTCAAAGAACGCGATTTTCGGCGCATCTACTTCGCTCGACTTCTCGCGCAGTTCGCCGACGGCATGTTTCAGGCCAGTCTCGCCGGGTCGGTGTTCTTCAACCCCCAGCACGCGTCAACCCCCGCGGACCTCGCCGCTGGTTTCGCGGTCCTGCTGCTGCCCTACTCACTCATCGGGCCGTTCGTGGGCGTCTTCCTCGACCGGCTGAGCAGACGCAACTTGATGGTCGCCTCCAACATCACCCGCGGCGTACTCGGACTGTGTGTCGCCGCGACCATCTGGTTTGGCGCGCAACAGATGAGCCTCTATGTGCTGGCGCTGCTCGCGCTATCGCTGAGCAGATTCTTTCTCTCCGCTCTCTCCGCATGCCTGCCGTACGTCGTCGAGCGACGCGTGCTGGTCAGCGCCAACGCCTTCACCACGACGAGTGGCACGGTGACGACCATTATCGGCGGCGGCGCGGCTATCGCCATCCTCTTCTTCACCGGCAAGGATGACCATGGCTACGCGATCACGTGTGTCGCGGCCACCATCGGCAGTTTCCTTGCCGCGGCAGTGATGTCCAGGTTCGGCAAGGACACGCTCGGCCCCTCCGCGCAGGACCGCGCGAATCGCTCCGGCTTCCTCCACGTGGTGCGAGGCATGGCCCAGGGTGTGGCGCACCTCCGCGAACGACCCGCATGCGCCGGCGCGATGATCGCGGTTGCGATGCACCGGTTTGTTTTCGGCGCTATGACCGTTGGCATCCTGCTGTTGTTCAAGTGGCATGTCCACGCGTCCGGGCTGCTGCGTAACGACCTCGGTGGCGTCGCCCAGGCGCTGGCCCTCGGTGGGCTCGGCGCAGGACTCGCCGCACTAGTCACGCCCGCGATCACCCGAGACATTGGCAAAAGCGCGTGGGTGGCGCTGACCATCGGCGTCGGCGGCACGATTTCGATGCTGCTGCTGTTGCCGGCAAACGGATGGCTGGTGCTGATCGCGGGGTTCGTGATGGGCTTCGCCGGTCAAGGTGCCAAGGTCTGCAGCGACACGATCATCCAAGAGTCGGTGCTCTCGTCGTACCGCGGCCGCGTCTTTACCGTCTACGACACGCTGTTCAACGCAGCGTTCGTGATCGGCATCGTGATCGCCGCATTTACGCTGCCGCATGACGGGCGGTCCTTCGGCTTCTACACCGGTTGCGCGGTGCTGTACGTGATCACCGGCGCCGTTTACCGCTACGTCAGCAAGAAGAACAAGCACGGGTAA
- a CDS encoding CCA tRNA nucleotidyltransferase: protein MTAAREMITDESARRTAGLVVAALQPILGELVNRFTNAGHELALVGGPVRDALLDRLDLSDATRTDLDLTTSARPDEVLRLVDGYAEALWTTGIDFGTIALSYHGFQIEITTYRADRYDRVSRNPEVVYGDNLADDLVRRDFAVNAMAIRLRDGSFVDPHGGLRDLAAGVLRTPAYPQESFADDPLRILRAIRFVAQLGFTLEDKTALAIRDMADQLDRITPERIQAELSKLLLAPAPRAALELMVASGVADVVLPELPGLKMEIDEHHQHKDVYSHSLTVLDQAIALEDRLPEGGPDLVVRLAALLHDIGKPATRRHESGGGVSFHHHEVVGAKMVRKRLRALRYSKAIVEAVSDLTFLHLRFHGFSGGQWTDSAVRRYVTDAGDLLPRLHILVRSDCTTRNKRRAAALSAAYDRLEERIVKIQAEEDLNAVRPDLDGNEIMQILGIPGGPMVGKAWNYLKELRLDRGPMPRDEAVAELKEWARDNLGS, encoded by the coding sequence ATGACGGCGGCGCGCGAAATGATCACCGACGAGTCGGCACGGCGTACGGCGGGCCTCGTCGTCGCGGCGCTGCAGCCGATCCTCGGCGAGCTAGTCAACCGGTTCACGAACGCCGGTCACGAGCTCGCGCTCGTCGGAGGTCCGGTACGCGATGCGCTGCTCGACCGTCTCGACCTGTCCGATGCCACCCGCACGGATCTGGACCTGACGACATCGGCGCGACCGGACGAGGTACTGCGGCTGGTCGACGGGTACGCCGAGGCGCTGTGGACGACCGGCATCGACTTCGGCACGATCGCGTTGAGCTACCACGGCTTCCAGATCGAGATCACGACCTACCGCGCGGACCGTTACGACCGCGTCTCGCGTAACCCCGAGGTCGTGTACGGCGACAACTTGGCCGACGACCTCGTCCGCCGCGACTTCGCGGTCAACGCGATGGCGATCCGGCTGCGCGACGGGTCGTTCGTCGACCCGCACGGCGGGCTGCGAGATCTCGCCGCCGGCGTACTGCGGACTCCGGCGTATCCACAGGAGTCGTTCGCCGACGACCCGTTGCGGATCCTGCGCGCGATCCGATTCGTCGCGCAGCTCGGGTTCACGCTCGAGGACAAGACCGCGCTCGCGATCCGCGACATGGCCGATCAGCTCGACCGCATCACCCCCGAACGTATTCAGGCCGAGCTGTCGAAGCTGCTACTGGCGCCGGCCCCCCGCGCTGCGCTCGAGCTCATGGTCGCCAGCGGTGTCGCAGACGTCGTACTCCCGGAGCTGCCAGGGCTGAAGATGGAGATCGACGAGCATCACCAGCACAAAGACGTCTACTCGCACTCCTTGACAGTGCTCGACCAGGCGATCGCGTTGGAGGATCGGCTGCCGGAGGGCGGACCGGACCTGGTCGTGCGACTCGCCGCGCTCCTGCACGACATCGGCAAACCCGCGACCCGCCGGCACGAGTCCGGTGGCGGTGTGAGCTTCCACCACCATGAGGTCGTCGGCGCCAAAATGGTCCGTAAACGGCTACGCGCGTTGCGCTACTCGAAGGCGATAGTCGAAGCCGTCTCGGACTTGACGTTTCTGCACCTGCGTTTCCACGGTTTCTCGGGCGGGCAGTGGACCGACTCGGCGGTACGACGCTACGTCACCGATGCCGGCGACCTGCTGCCGCGGCTGCACATACTCGTCCGGTCGGACTGCACCACGCGCAACAAGCGACGGGCCGCGGCGCTGTCGGCGGCGTACGACAGGCTCGAAGAGCGGATCGTCAAGATCCAAGCCGAGGAAGACCTCAACGCCGTACGGCCGGACCTTGACGGCAACGAGATCATGCAGATTCTCGGGATTCCCGGCGGCCCAATGGTCGGCAAGGCGTGGAACTACCTCAAGGAACTGCGCCTGGACCGCGGCCCGATGCCCCGCGACGAGGCCGTCGCCGAACTCAAAGAATGGGCCCGCGACAACCTCGGTAGCTGA
- the murJ gene encoding murein biosynthesis integral membrane protein MurJ has protein sequence MSGGILRSAGKVAVGTLMSRLTGFVRTIVLAAVLGNTLVNDAYNNANVLPNLVFELLLGGVLTSVIVPLLVRAQRDAAERGGDPNAYAQRLFTIAVIGLTGASIIGMVLAPLLVTVQGLGPSARNHNMAALMAVMLLPQMVFYGIGALAGAVLNTRDSYSAPAWAPVANNVLVIIVGLGLLTMTAGGKPTLTTFSTGQLVFLCIGTTLGIVVQALILIPAWRKVGFRWKWRFDWRGVGLGELRRLAAWVVGYVLVGQVGFIVASNVANYAAKQYGNGSFGLYSQWTYAALLFQLPYGILGVSLLTAIMPKMSHAAAAEDWAAVKGYLSDGTRLTGIALIPISAAFWLLAVPLTLLFFGAGNFTAEGARYTGLTLAAASIGLLPYALTLLQLRVFFAAKDSRTPTLVMVGVVAVRVVLSLACLGLSPRYIVIGLAVVNSVAFIVGAIIGDVVLRHRFGNLGTKHTLRQLVRMGIASVVAVAVTVPVYLWLTTTLTGTSAWNLAGLTGIPLVGASKGVLIVVLGVSSLVGLVVYLIESYAMRVPEVQRVFSVVRRRLPF, from the coding sequence ATGTCCGGCGGGATCTTGCGGTCGGCTGGAAAGGTCGCGGTCGGGACGCTCATGTCGCGGCTGACCGGCTTCGTACGCACCATCGTGTTGGCCGCGGTCCTCGGCAACACCCTGGTCAACGATGCCTACAACAACGCCAACGTGCTGCCCAACCTGGTCTTCGAACTGCTGCTCGGCGGCGTACTGACCAGCGTCATCGTGCCGCTGCTCGTGCGCGCGCAACGCGACGCGGCCGAGCGCGGAGGTGATCCCAACGCCTACGCGCAGCGGCTGTTTACGATCGCGGTCATCGGGCTAACCGGCGCATCGATCATCGGCATGGTTCTCGCGCCGTTGCTCGTCACCGTGCAAGGGCTCGGGCCGAGCGCGCGCAACCACAACATGGCCGCACTGATGGCCGTGATGCTGCTGCCGCAAATGGTCTTCTACGGGATCGGTGCGCTTGCCGGCGCCGTACTCAACACCCGCGACTCCTACAGCGCGCCGGCCTGGGCACCGGTCGCCAACAACGTGCTCGTCATCATCGTCGGCCTCGGGCTGCTCACAATGACCGCGGGCGGCAAACCCACGCTGACCACCTTCAGCACCGGCCAGCTGGTCTTCCTGTGTATCGGTACGACGCTGGGCATCGTCGTACAGGCACTCATCCTCATCCCCGCGTGGCGCAAGGTCGGTTTCCGCTGGAAATGGCGCTTCGACTGGCGCGGCGTGGGACTCGGAGAGCTGCGCAGGCTCGCTGCCTGGGTCGTCGGCTATGTCCTCGTCGGGCAGGTCGGCTTCATCGTCGCGTCCAACGTCGCCAACTACGCGGCGAAACAGTACGGCAACGGCTCGTTCGGGCTCTACAGCCAGTGGACGTACGCCGCCCTCCTGTTCCAGCTGCCCTACGGCATCCTCGGCGTCTCACTACTCACCGCCATCATGCCGAAGATGTCGCACGCGGCCGCCGCCGAGGACTGGGCCGCCGTCAAGGGCTATCTCAGCGACGGCACCCGGCTGACCGGAATTGCGCTCATCCCGATCTCGGCGGCGTTCTGGTTGCTCGCCGTACCCCTGACCTTGCTGTTCTTCGGCGCGGGCAACTTCACCGCGGAAGGCGCCCGCTACACCGGGCTGACCCTGGCCGCGGCCAGCATCGGACTGCTGCCCTACGCCCTGACCCTGCTGCAGCTGCGGGTGTTCTTCGCCGCCAAGGACTCGCGTACCCCCACGCTCGTCATGGTCGGCGTCGTCGCGGTCCGCGTCGTGCTCAGCCTCGCCTGCCTCGGCCTGTCGCCGCGCTACATCGTGATCGGGCTGGCCGTCGTCAACAGCGTCGCCTTCATCGTCGGGGCGATCATCGGCGACGTCGTACTGCGCCACCGTTTCGGCAATCTCGGCACCAAACACACCCTCCGGCAGCTCGTCCGCATGGGGATCGCGTCCGTCGTCGCGGTCGCGGTGACCGTGCCGGTTTACCTCTGGCTGACCACGACCCTCACCGGCACCTCCGCGTGGAATCTTGCGGGACTCACCGGCATACCTCTGGTCGGCGCGTCAAAAGGTGTGCTCATCGTCGTACTCGGAGTCTCAAGTCTCGTCGGTCTCGTGGTGTACTTGATCGAGTCGTACGCCATGCGGGTGCCCGAGGTGCAGCGCGTGTTTAGCGTCGTACGCCGCCGCCTCCCGTTCTAG
- a CDS encoding NUDIX hydrolase — protein MSGTSRHSGTPRRQGDSARTPQEQAPGPGERRKTLRTAPPTPLDIAPHRPESAPVPSSAKDGRRRPASQLPRSDEISAGGLVVDRSLAEPAAALIGRFDRRGRLLWSLPKGHLEAGETREQAAIREVEEETGIRGSVVAPLGTIRYWFVAEGRRVHKTVHHYLMQATGGELSDEDAEVVAVAWVPLSELGARLAYADERKIADAAVRILADTA, from the coding sequence ATGTCTGGCACGTCGCGTCACTCCGGTACGCCGCGCCGCCAGGGCGACAGCGCACGCACCCCGCAAGAGCAGGCGCCCGGCCCGGGCGAGCGGCGTAAGACGCTGCGCACCGCGCCGCCGACGCCGCTGGATATCGCGCCGCACCGGCCCGAGTCCGCCCCCGTTCCGTCTTCCGCCAAGGATGGGCGCCGCCGGCCGGCCTCTCAGCTGCCCCGTTCGGACGAGATCAGCGCCGGCGGACTCGTCGTAGACCGGTCCCTTGCCGAACCGGCCGCGGCGCTGATCGGTCGGTTTGACCGGCGCGGTCGCCTGCTGTGGTCCCTTCCGAAGGGACATCTCGAAGCCGGTGAAACCCGGGAACAAGCGGCGATCCGCGAGGTCGAGGAGGAGACCGGCATCCGGGGCAGCGTGGTCGCGCCGCTCGGCACAATCCGGTATTGGTTCGTCGCCGAAGGACGCCGCGTGCACAAGACCGTGCACCACTACCTGATGCAGGCCACCGGCGGTGAGCTTTCGGATGAGGACGCCGAGGTCGTCGCGGTAGCGTGGGTGCCACTGAGCGAGCTCGGCGCTCGCCTCGCGTACGCCGACGAACGCAAGATCGCCGACGCCGCCGTGCGCATCCTGGCCGACACCGCGTGA
- a CDS encoding DUF6049 family protein, with the protein MSGDLYVHHPTGRHGYDHRQHIHPHARRIGNLLAALVCALLALTLAAPGALADDPTTGPAHKNPLPVTIVIDSVTPTSLGPDGTLTITATVTNTGKETIDNPWVRLQRDDDVTNRSQLLKLDKSQPGYTQAIGPIHDLTASLGPGASQQIKVTATTAELKINDQGIYPVLININGETNSGPIRVGQAAISVPYFETAPTAPTRVGWVLPLIDRPHRSAQTNVFLDDELNTLVSPGGRLNRLLAAAEKYAGKSQLSLIVDPELISALSVMTGGYQYVAQSGSHKGEVVTGEGGDKAASWLDRLTALAKTVPIMTTPYADVDTAALARNNLADMIISARKTGTSVVDSILKTQTVHDVDMPAGGVTTDQVIAADQQAGVRKLILSGAAYGQSDYLESSDGVTENAATVLNVPGASIEAVVADPALTRILGEGSTYAAGPVAGAQRFGAELAAISMQQPAVSRGMLVVPPRRWDPSQKLLDAVFTETTTTPWVAPLSFDTLAADTPVARGALDYPASASTAEIPGTALTHVVQSAANINAMRSMFTEADADTMLEPYNRALFRMVSSAYRGDPAAVEARADDVDSALAQIRNDVQIVPPSDGTYTLSSSTAPLPFTVQNKLGVPVKYVLGLDEARSSGVKVGGTQVLQIAPNSRATVKVPTVVERSGVFSVVAQIHTPDGLSLGTDVVVSVRSSVYGGVALGVTGAAFAILLLLIARRYVIRRRNKRRQREADARAADAALLEQPDEPVPFGDYSYRVDEGGTTASIVLPPDPANRPERVGPADGADRPDSTDPPRRPDPAHEPNPPDDPDDPDDKSWLDEQIGKPE; encoded by the coding sequence GTGAGCGGCGATCTCTACGTGCATCACCCGACCGGGCGGCACGGTTACGACCACCGCCAACATATTCATCCCCATGCCAGGAGGATCGGGAATCTGCTCGCTGCACTCGTCTGTGCACTCCTCGCGCTGACGCTCGCCGCACCCGGCGCGCTGGCCGACGACCCCACCACGGGCCCGGCGCACAAGAACCCGCTCCCGGTCACGATTGTCATCGACAGTGTCACGCCCACTTCGCTCGGACCGGACGGCACGCTCACCATCACCGCGACCGTCACCAACACGGGCAAGGAGACGATTGACAATCCGTGGGTCCGCCTCCAGCGAGACGATGACGTGACCAACCGGTCCCAGCTGCTCAAGCTGGACAAGTCCCAGCCCGGCTACACGCAGGCGATCGGCCCGATCCACGACCTGACCGCGTCGCTGGGTCCCGGCGCATCCCAGCAGATCAAGGTCACGGCGACGACGGCTGAGCTCAAGATCAACGACCAGGGCATCTATCCCGTCCTGATCAACATCAACGGCGAGACGAACTCGGGGCCGATACGCGTCGGCCAGGCCGCGATCAGCGTCCCCTATTTCGAGACCGCGCCGACCGCGCCGACTCGCGTCGGGTGGGTACTGCCGCTGATTGACCGGCCGCACCGCTCGGCCCAGACCAATGTCTTCCTCGACGACGAACTCAATACGCTGGTCTCGCCGGGCGGGCGACTCAACCGGCTGCTCGCGGCTGCCGAGAAATACGCCGGCAAGTCGCAGCTCTCGCTCATCGTCGATCCTGAGCTGATCAGCGCGCTCAGTGTGATGACCGGCGGCTACCAGTACGTCGCGCAGAGCGGAAGTCACAAAGGCGAGGTCGTCACCGGCGAGGGTGGCGACAAGGCGGCCAGCTGGCTGGACCGACTCACCGCACTCGCCAAGACCGTGCCGATCATGACCACGCCGTACGCCGATGTGGACACGGCAGCCCTGGCTCGCAACAACCTCGCCGACATGATCATCTCAGCGCGCAAAACCGGCACGAGCGTCGTCGACAGCATCCTCAAGACCCAAACCGTGCACGACGTGGACATGCCGGCCGGCGGCGTCACCACCGACCAGGTCATCGCGGCCGACCAGCAGGCCGGCGTGCGCAAGCTGATCCTCAGCGGCGCAGCGTACGGGCAGAGCGACTACCTCGAGTCCAGCGACGGCGTAACCGAGAACGCGGCAACCGTCCTCAATGTGCCCGGCGCGTCGATCGAGGCAGTGGTCGCCGATCCCGCGCTGACCCGCATCCTCGGCGAAGGCAGCACGTACGCCGCCGGCCCGGTCGCGGGGGCGCAACGCTTCGGCGCCGAGCTCGCCGCGATCTCGATGCAGCAACCGGCCGTCTCACGCGGGATGCTCGTCGTACCTCCGCGACGCTGGGACCCGAGCCAAAAATTGCTCGACGCCGTCTTCACCGAGACCACGACAACACCATGGGTCGCGCCGCTCAGCTTCGACACGCTGGCCGCCGACACACCCGTCGCCCGGGGCGCGCTCGACTATCCGGCCTCCGCGTCTACAGCCGAGATCCCGGGCACCGCGCTCACGCATGTCGTCCAGTCCGCGGCCAACATCAACGCCATGCGGTCGATGTTTACCGAAGCCGACGCCGACACGATGCTCGAGCCGTACAACAGGGCGCTGTTTCGCATGGTCAGCTCCGCGTACCGTGGCGATCCCGCCGCCGTTGAGGCCCGCGCCGACGACGTCGACAGCGCCCTCGCGCAGATCCGCAACGACGTACAGATCGTGCCGCCGTCCGACGGGACCTACACGCTGTCCTCTTCCACCGCGCCACTGCCGTTCACCGTCCAAAACAAGCTCGGCGTGCCGGTCAAGTATGTCCTCGGGCTCGATGAGGCGCGCTCGTCCGGTGTGAAGGTCGGCGGTACCCAAGTGCTGCAGATAGCACCGAACTCGCGCGCCACGGTCAAGGTACCGACCGTCGTCGAACGGTCCGGAGTCTTTTCGGTCGTTGCTCAGATCCATACGCCGGATGGGCTGAGCTTGGGCACCGACGTCGTCGTGTCCGTGCGCAGCTCGGTGTACGGCGGGGTCGCGCTGGGGGTCACCGGTGCGGCGTTCGCGATTCTGCTGTTGCTGATCGCCCGCCGTTACGTCATCCGGCGCCGCAACAAACGCCGCCAACGTGAGGCCGACGCGCGAGCGGCCGACGCGGCGCTGCTCGAGCAGCCGGACGAGCCGGTACCGTTCGGTGACTACAGCTATCGCGTCGACGAGGGTGGTACGACGGCCAGCATCGTCCTACCACCCGATCCCGCAAACCGACCCGAACGCGTAGGTCCAGCCGACGGCGCGGATCGGCCCGACTCGACCGATCCGCCGCGTAGGCCCGACCCGGCTCATGAGCCCAACCCACCCGATGACCCCGATGACCCTGACGACAAGTCCTGGCTCGACGAACAGATAGGTAAACCCGAGTGA
- a CDS encoding AI-2E family transporter yields the protein MTSTDDPDGDGSGPRNADVPGPDRANPGGDPPKSSESTPSGETERAATERRRLARITGRMTALRHQRAAELGAAHADAMVTGEYAAEGSDEPVHFRPFRTGFFGAIGVILAYITYLALESIRDTLVVIAIAAVVAIGLEPAVQFFIRRKFRRAWAVTTVFFILLGVLAAAVYAIVPPIVTEVIAFAQSIPSLVKNLQNNSTIKDIDNKFHIIDQIQSSGMLQKIGGGAADSILTAGVTAAGVALDLLIILILALFFLAGFPKIKEAAYRLAPASKRIRVGELGDKVLKQMGGYLSGATIVAVQAGVVAGVFSAIVGLPYPWAIALAAAILDFIPVVGPVIIGVAMTLLGFTQSLLIGIIAGLFYLAQHLFEAYWLYPRVMRRQVDISTATVVVAILIGSALLGVTGALLAVPVAAAVQLIVREVVVPIQDRS from the coding sequence ATGACGAGCACCGATGATCCAGACGGCGACGGCTCCGGGCCACGCAACGCCGACGTACCCGGCCCCGACCGCGCCAATCCGGGTGGTGACCCGCCTAAATCCAGTGAGTCAACGCCATCGGGCGAGACAGAGCGTGCCGCCACCGAGCGACGTCGGTTGGCGCGGATTACCGGAAGAATGACCGCGCTACGTCATCAACGTGCCGCAGAATTAGGCGCCGCTCACGCCGATGCGATGGTCACGGGCGAATATGCCGCGGAAGGTAGCGACGAGCCTGTGCACTTCCGGCCGTTTCGGACCGGGTTCTTCGGCGCGATCGGCGTAATACTCGCCTACATCACGTACCTTGCACTCGAGTCAATTCGAGACACGCTGGTCGTGATAGCGATCGCCGCCGTGGTCGCGATCGGGCTGGAGCCTGCCGTCCAGTTCTTCATCCGACGCAAGTTTCGTCGGGCCTGGGCGGTGACGACGGTCTTCTTCATTTTGCTCGGAGTGCTCGCGGCCGCGGTGTATGCCATCGTGCCGCCGATCGTCACCGAAGTAATCGCGTTCGCGCAGTCGATCCCTTCACTCGTGAAAAATCTGCAGAACAACTCGACGATCAAGGACATCGACAACAAGTTCCACATCATCGATCAGATCCAGAGCTCCGGGATGCTACAGAAGATCGGCGGCGGCGCGGCCGACAGCATCCTGACCGCGGGAGTTACGGCCGCGGGCGTCGCGCTTGACCTGCTCATCATCCTCATCCTCGCGCTGTTCTTCCTCGCGGGCTTCCCGAAGATCAAGGAAGCGGCGTACCGCTTGGCGCCGGCCTCGAAACGGATCCGGGTCGGCGAGCTCGGCGACAAGGTCCTTAAGCAGATGGGCGGTTATCTATCCGGCGCGACGATCGTCGCCGTGCAGGCTGGCGTGGTCGCAGGAGTCTTCTCGGCGATCGTGGGGCTTCCGTATCCCTGGGCCATCGCCCTTGCCGCAGCCATCCTCGACTTCATCCCGGTCGTCGGTCCGGTCATCATCGGCGTGGCAATGACGTTGCTCGGTTTTACCCAGTCGTTGCTGATCGGCATCATCGCGGGACTGTTCTATCTTGCCCAGCACCTGTTCGAGGCTTACTGGCTCTACCCGCGCGTGATGCGCCGCCAGGTTGACATCTCGACCGCGACGGTGGTGGTGGCGATCCTGATCGGCAGCGCACTGCTCGGCGTCACCGGCGCACTGCTCGCAGTGCCAGTCGCGGCGGCCGTGCAACTGATCGTCCGCGAGGTCGTCGTACCGATCCAGGATCGCTCGTAA
- a CDS encoding AMP-binding protein gives MTHVGPHKEEVRRLNSETLSEAPPQTLVARFAELAQAAPDRPAITCGADTITRIELDRRTNRLARAYQELGVTKDSFVTIGLPNSIEFLAAAIAAWKCGATPQPISSRLPGRETAAIIALAEPTLVVGISEQDAPGFTVVPPGFEPSADLSDSAFDMGAAASLKAPTSGGSTGRPKLIVAGDRAEADNLTPFARVQGMQDDDTILITGPLYHNAPFTLSFCGLSLGGHIVLMPRFDAAESLRLIETYDVTWMYAVPTMMNRIWRLPESERTSYDVSSLRNVMHMAAPCPAWLKHAWIDWLGAEAVLELYAGTEVQSVTVVNGVEWLAHPGTVGRPVVGEMIVLGPDGSPLPAGEVGEIWMRRGEGQAAPYRYIGAEAQTIGDGWETVGDMGSMDAEGYLYLADRKSDMIVVGGANVYPAEVEAALLEHPQVSSAVVIGLEHEDLGHVPHALVQLETPLTDDDLRDHLAEHLARYKIPRSFERVTEPLRDDAGKVRRAALVAARKKPT, from the coding sequence ATGACGCACGTCGGTCCACACAAGGAAGAGGTACGCCGGTTGAACAGCGAAACACTCTCTGAAGCGCCACCGCAGACTCTGGTTGCGAGGTTCGCCGAGCTCGCGCAGGCAGCGCCGGACCGGCCGGCCATCACCTGCGGCGCGGACACGATCACCAGAATCGAGCTGGATCGGCGTACCAACCGGCTCGCGCGCGCCTACCAAGAACTCGGCGTCACGAAAGATTCGTTCGTGACGATCGGGCTTCCCAACAGCATCGAGTTCCTGGCCGCCGCCATCGCGGCCTGGAAATGCGGTGCCACTCCGCAGCCGATCTCGTCGCGACTGCCGGGGCGCGAGACGGCGGCCATCATTGCGCTGGCCGAGCCGACCCTGGTTGTCGGGATCAGCGAGCAGGACGCGCCCGGATTTACCGTCGTACCGCCTGGCTTCGAACCGTCGGCCGATCTGTCGGACTCGGCGTTCGACATGGGCGCGGCGGCGTCCCTGAAGGCGCCGACCTCCGGTGGCAGCACCGGTCGGCCGAAGCTCATCGTGGCTGGTGACCGCGCCGAGGCGGACAACCTCACACCCTTCGCGCGGGTCCAAGGCATGCAGGACGACGACACAATTCTGATCACCGGTCCGCTGTATCACAATGCGCCGTTCACGCTGTCCTTCTGCGGGCTGTCCCTCGGTGGCCACATCGTCCTGATGCCGCGCTTCGACGCCGCCGAGTCGTTGCGGCTGATCGAGACGTACGACGTGACCTGGATGTACGCCGTACCTACGATGATGAACCGCATCTGGCGTCTTCCCGAATCCGAGCGGACGTCGTACGACGTGAGCTCGTTGCGCAACGTCATGCACATGGCCGCGCCGTGCCCGGCGTGGCTCAAACACGCTTGGATCGACTGGCTTGGCGCCGAGGCCGTCCTCGAGCTGTACGCCGGCACCGAGGTGCAGTCGGTGACCGTCGTCAACGGCGTCGAATGGCTCGCCCATCCCGGCACCGTCGGGCGGCCGGTCGTCGGGGAGATGATCGTGCTCGGACCCGACGGGTCACCGCTACCGGCCGGCGAGGTCGGGGAGATCTGGATGCGCCGCGGCGAAGGCCAGGCTGCGCCGTACCGCTACATCGGTGCCGAGGCGCAGACCATAGGCGACGGCTGGGAGACCGTCGGCGACATGGGTTCCATGGACGCCGAGGGTTATCTCTACCTCGCCGATCGCAAGTCCGACATGATCGTCGTCGGCGGCGCGAACGTCTATCCCGCCGAGGTCGAAGCGGCACTGCTCGAACACCCACAAGTCAGCTCGGCGGTCGTGATCGGGCTGGAACATGAGGACCTAGGCCACGTGCCGCACGCGCTCGTGCAGCTCGAGACGCCGCTGACCGATGACGACCTTCGCGACCACCTGGCGGAGCACCTGGCGCGCTATAAGATCCCGCGGTCGTTCGAACGCGTCACCGAACCGCTTCGCGACGACGCCGGAAAGGTACGCCGCGCCGCGCTGGTCGCCGCCCGCAAGAAACCCACGTAA